In Doryrhamphus excisus isolate RoL2022-K1 chromosome 21, RoL_Dexc_1.0, whole genome shotgun sequence, a single genomic region encodes these proteins:
- the zfhx2 gene encoding zinc finger homeobox protein 4 isoform X2 has product MPARRGTISGEESGEKASSNSNGTAEWLCPLCQKGQADRASLSQHLTDQHSVLPTCLDKLLDISVLTQEARQEEGKGALSSAAVWTQERPSENIASEPCQTRSDATHRDKEMEEDRMLDEEGGEAEPQPEDEANEIPEAKQRQNAAENEGDGTPKSAGKNGENNALSFKCSACLETFPSRTALSVHYYSASHIQKMTTMQSGDADPQSPSAAALSRPYVSNKPYQCAVCRVSYNHSITLESHLKSVLHQTRSRSAANNALGSSGGSTSTPNTAVSTAASGSSQLAAAATANCATPGTIMAPTAVDAEQTQTSQAAPSLVTPPVASAQAVSAFLTLLTSSPSALSHPLIPSLYAPGAGADAAQIVPQPHMVMPLILNGLQAQQAQQCPENQQGQLLTPCVPFVGLNAAQQALLTQRLSMLQHQWPPVAVPATTPAAPGEAKLLDGVSIKTEETDEEICPNTQSNDKDESNDDSKTPTDHEDMEVDKPASPGPAPVAMTKSVHNNNPSPSPSMPSNSSYSPVHLNLTLSPDSTPQKSHATASPGGSVGTPKSSPVALTNQSRLRCSNLGAIYPELPALSEFQSEVLWAFFESRSEADAASPPREDCEALAREVGLSEEEVRKWLCQARYTKQRQRAELAHQQGLLGSARAAQGSDNDYDDEENSLIIAEEELDEDEEDADFVSGSQAVDLSSSSRHRQQKSSGREGQGDACLTSDSENEVYTSVIVTDEESQNEGLQEAPESPVKEEVKREVQCEKGAIGGKVLRSTTVFLSDAEDDDDDEESGNTHRSRKKKRKGDFEHEVEVKRERQDPDVDLELEAQADPPSSQAFSIDRIPSAALHSLPLSLTPFSTPFLSPYVLSLAPSLVGVGSKVPVFTNTPTVTSFSSSLLSQSLSSISQTSQYLSNGGDCETALDLSMGKNNSSSSQADKISVQKGQLLDGLGLRPTSQGLVVVQVKPESLTTVTASNTSMTLVNSNNLTKSGHYTRPVEKPNAALLVKEEDKERGQQQQQRRAKGKRYHDMRRSRTIIQAEQLDVLYGCYFKDPNPGKNEFEQIAEWVHLPKKVVQIWFQNMRARERKGEVRFISDGTLAAVGKPLIKFTWPLSKPIFSNKPVTNNAATITAAPIVRTLKTESKPAAAPKKSTPVPIKPKEVVSSSGGSAASGGAPAMPKTKLETTSNVTMVKVVAPLKDLVPIAPRPSEQKRLEASEEEKTDEEEEDENEKGPPVTNRMVPKMAMTSVNSRPPPPQKQNGLNYWTTKVPIKINTLSREQLGLPTHTRTIPPPPTPSIAPVSPNIPNPAKVGKVPIPVLSKSSENRFLSHSSSRRPRTHLSCLQLYILQSCYETCAHPNAIECEALGTALNLPLKVVQIWFQNTRAKEKRWRLQQEKLSLSSGGKVDVSSGSYLHYNALKANRPILPKPVQLTVTESPTSPASGQSTPSETLTGCCNACKVSFKSGAAARAHVFSPHHLAMLRTTDFGQPTTLVNKNGTGSALASSGASSGIEVVIECPPSAATSNS; this is encoded by the exons ATGCCCGCTCGGCGAGGCACAATCAGCGGG gaggagTCTGGGGAGAAGGCGAGCAGCAACAGCAATGGGACAGCGGAGTGGCTGTGCCCTTTGTGCCAAAAAGGGCAAGCGGACAGAGCCTCCCTGTCTCAACACCTCACCGACCAACACAGCGTGCTCCCGACGTGTCTTGACAAACTGCTAGACATC tCTGTTCTCACACAAGAGGCGAGGCAGGAAGAGGGAAAAGGCGCTTTATCTTCAG ctgcAGTTTGGACACAAGAGAGGCCATCTGAAAACATCGCCTCAGAACCCTGCCAAACTCGTTCCGACGCCACCCATCGAGATAAGGAGATGGAGGAAGACAGAATGTTGGACGAGGAAGGAGGTGAAGCTGAACCGCAGCCAGAAGATGAGGCCAATGAAATCCCGGAAGCCAAACAACGGCAAAATGCGGCTGAAAACGAAGGCGACGGCACTCCGAAGTCGGCTGGTAAAAACGGCGAGAATAACGCGCTCTCGTTCAAATGCAGCGCCTGCCTGGAAACGTTTCCCAGCAGAACTGCCCTGAGCGTTCATTATTACTCGGCATCGCACATTCAGAAAATGACGACGATGCAAAGTGGCGACGCCGACCCCCAATCGCCTTCCGCCGCCGCCCTTTCTCGGCCGTATGTCTCAAACAAACCGTACCAGTGTGCCGTGTGTCGAGTCTCGTACAATCATTCCATTACGCTCGAGAGCCATCTGAAGTCGGTCTTGCATCAAACCCGCAGTCGGAGTGCTGCAAACAACGCACTCGGTAGTAGTGGAGGCAGTACTAGTACTCCAAATACTGCAGTGAGTACTGCTGCAAGTGGAAGCAGTCAGctggccgccgccgccaccgctaACTGCGCTACTCCCGGAACAATAATGGCGCCCACAGCCGTCGATGCGGAGCAGACCCAAACTTCCCAAGCGGCTCCCTCGCTCGTCACCCCACCCGTGGCCTCAGCTCAGGCGGTCTCAGCCTTTCTCACCCTCCTCACGTCCAGCCCGAGCGCTCTCTCGCACCCCCTCATCCCGTCCCTGTATGCGCCTGGCGCCGGTGCAGACGCAGCTCAGATTGTGCCTCAGCCTCACATGGTCATGCCCTTGATCCTGAACGGCCTCCAAGCCCAGCAAGCCCAGCAATGCCCCGAGAACCAGCAAGGACAGCTCCTTACCCCGTGTGTGCCATTTGTGGGTCTCAACGCAGCGCAGCAAGCCCTCCTGACCCAAAGACTTAGCATGCTACAGCACCAGTGGCCCCCTGTTGCTGTTCCAGCTACCACACCAGCAGCCCCGGGTGAAGCGAAGCTGCTGGACGGGGTTAGCATCAAGACCGAGGAAACCGATGAAGAGATTTGTCCTAATACACAAAGCAACGACAAGGATGAGAGTAACGACGATAGCAAAACCCCGACCGACCACGAGGACATGGAAGTTGACAAACCGGCAAGTCCAGGTCCTGCCCCGGTCGCCATGACAAAGAGCGTCCATAACAACAACCCCTCACCTTCTCCGTCAATGCCTAGCAACTCGAGCTACAGCCCTGTACATTTAAATCTTACGCTCAGCCCCGATTCCACCCCTCAAAAATCACACGCAACCGCCAGTCCGGGCGGTTCCGTCGGTACCCCAAAGTCCAGCCCCGTCGCCTTAACCAACCAGTCCCGCCTCCGTTGCAGTAACTTGGGAGCAATTTACCCAGAACTCCCGGCGTTGTCCGAGTTTCAATCCGAGGTTCTTTGGGCTTTCTTTGAATCGCGAAGCGAGGCGGATGCGGCGAGTCCTCCCCGCGAGGACTGCGAGGCGCTGGCGCGAGAGGTGGGGCTTTCCGAGGAGGAGGTGCGCAAATGGCTTTGCCAGGCCAGATATACCAAACAGAGACAGAGGGCGGAGCTCGCACACCAGCAAGGTTTGTTGGGATCGGCGAGGGCCGCTCAAGGCAGCGACAACGACTACGACGATGAAGAAAACTCGCTCATTATAGCGGAAGAAGAACTggacgaggacgaggaggacgcTGATTTTGTGTCAGGGAGTCAGGCGGTGGATTTGTCGAGTTCAAGTCGGCATCGCCAACAGAAAAGTTCAGGAAGGGAAGGCCAGGGAGATGCCTGCTTGACTTCTGACTCTGAAAATGAGGTCTATACCTCCGTGATTGTGACGGACGAGGAAAGTCAGAATGAAGGTCTTCAAGAGGCTCCAGAAAGCCCCGTTAAAGAAGAAGTGAAACGTGAGGTCCAGTGTGAGAAAGGGGCCATCGGAGGAAAAGTCCTGCGCTCCACAACAGTCTTCCTCTCGGACGCagaagacgacgacgacgacgaagaAAGCGGAAACACGCACAGATCCAGGAAGAAAAAACGAAAGGGGGACTTCGAACATGAAGTGGAGGTGAAACGAGAGAGACAGGACCCGGATGTGGATCTCGAATTAGAGGCCCAAGCGGATCCTCCAAGTTCACAGGCCTTCTCCATTGACCGGATTCCAAGTGCCGCTCTTCACTCGCTCCCTCTGTCTCTCACTCCTTTTTCCACGCCATTCCTGAGCCCTTACGTCCTCTCACTCGCTCCGTCATTAGTCGGAGTCGGGAGCAAAGTGCCGGTCTTCACGAACACGCCCACCGTCACCAGTTTCTCCAGTTCCCTTCTCTCGCAGTCGCTCTCTTCCATCAGTCAAACGTCTCAATATTTGTCCAATGGCGGCGACTGCGAGACGGCGCTGGATCTCAGTATGGGAAAAAACAATTCCTCTTCCTCTCAGGCCGATAAAATCTCCGTACAGAAAGGGCAGTTGCTGGACGGGCTCGGCTTGAGGCCCACTTCCCAAGGTCTAGTCGTGGTTCAGGTTAAACCGGAGTCTCTCACCACCGTGACCGCTTCGAACACTAGCATGACTCTGGTCAACAGCAATAACCTGACAAAGTCTGGTCATTACACGAGGCCGGTCGAAAAACCGAATGCAGCGCTTTTAGTTAAAGAGGAGGACAAGGAACGTGggcagcaacaacagcagagGCGGGCCAAAGGGAAACGGTACCACGATATGCGGCGCTCGAGGACCATCATTCAAGCGGAACAACTCGACGTTCTCTACGGATGCTACTTCAAAGATCCGAACCCTGGGAAAAATGAGTTTGAACAGATCGCCGAATGGGTTCACCTTCCGAAGAAAGTTGTCCAGATTTGGTTCCAGAACATGAGGGCGAGGGAACGCAAGGGCGAGGTCCGATTCATCAGCGACGGAACCCTGGCGGCCGTCGGTAAACCCCTCATCAAATTCACCTGGCCGCTTTCCAAACCCATTTTTTCCAACAAGCCGGTCACCAACAACGCGGCGACCATCACCGCCGCGCCGATTGTGCGCACTCTCAAGACCGAGTCCAAACCTGCGGCCGCGCCGAAAAAATCCACGCCGGTTCCGATCAAGCCCAAGGAAGTGGTTTCTTCCTCCGGCGGCTCCGCGGCGAGCGGCGGCGCCCCTGCAATGCCAAAGACCAAGCTCGAAACCACCAGCAACGTCACCATGGTCAAAGTTGTAGCACCCCTAAAGGATCTCGTCCCCATCGCCCCGAGACCTTCTGAACAGAAGCGATTAGAGGCGAGCGAGGAGGAAAAAAccgatgaggaggaggaagacgaaaACGAGAAGGGTCCCCCGGTAACGAACCGTATGGTACCCAAGATGGCGATGACGTCTGTCAACAGTAGACCGCCGCCGCCCCAGAAACAGAACGGCCTGAACTACTGGACCACTAAAGTCCCCATCAAGATCAACACTCTTTCCCGGGAGCAACTGGGTCTTCCGACACACACTCGCACCATCCCTCCCCCTCCCACTCCCAGCATCGCACCCGTCAGCCCGAACATCCCGAACCCGGCCAAAGTGGGCAAGGTACCCATCCCGGTTTTGAGTAAATCCTCGGAAAACCGCTTCCTCAGCCACTCTTCCAGCCGCAGGCCACGCACGCACTTGTCCTGCTTGCAGCTTTACATCCTGCAGTCCTGCTACGAGACTTGCGCCCACCCCAACGCCATAGAGTGCGAGGCCCTCGGCACCGCCCTCAACCTGCCCCTCAAGGTGGTCCAGATTTGGTTCCAAAACACCAGAGCTAAGGAGAAGCGCTGGAGGCTGCAGCAAGAGAAACTG TCTCTATCAAGCGGTGGTAAAGTGGACGTGAGCTCAGGAAGCTACCTGCATTACAACGCTCTCAAAGCCAATCGTCCCATCCTGCCCAAACCCGTTCAGCTGACAGTCACCGAATCGCCGACGTCCCCAGCGAGCGGCCAGTCGACGCCGAGCGAGACCCTGACGGGCTGCTGCAATGCCTGCAAAGTCTCGTTCAAATCCGGGGCGGCCGCCAGGGCCCACGTCTTCTCCCCGCATCACCTCGCCATGCTGCGAACCACTGACTTTGGCCAGCCCACGACGCTCGTCAACAAGAACGGAACCGGCAGCGCCCTAGCCAGCTCCGGCGCCAGTTCCGGAATCGAAGTGGTCATCGAGTGTCCTCCGTCTGCGGCCACCAgcaacagctaa